A genomic region of Streptomyces sp. R33 contains the following coding sequences:
- a CDS encoding DUF6126 family protein produces MPEDNTEDHASAAAKHEKWKEKGVALRAFFYIFGTHVFAGFVWLLFYLGEHAKK; encoded by the coding sequence GTGCCGGAGGACAACACCGAGGATCACGCCTCCGCGGCGGCGAAGCACGAGAAGTGGAAGGAGAAGGGCGTCGCTCTGCGCGCGTTCTTCTACATCTTCGGGACGCACGTGTTCGCCGGGTTCGTCTGGCTGCTGTTCTACCTGGGCGAACACGCCAAGAAGTAG
- a CDS encoding TetR/AcrR family transcriptional regulator, translating to MPKRVDHEERRSQIAEALVRVAGRRGLHTVGMRDVAAEAGVSLRLVQYYFQTKENLLLYGLQHLAAGLGARVAQRLRAVGENPGPRAVIEALLMESLPTDEASRTFHVVYTAYAALALTDEALAAQPFIDNPNAAEDALTGLLQQAVDAELAAPDTDARTEAISLLAMSAGLGTSVLVGQRTHESAASVLRHHLDRLVPPPAPR from the coding sequence ATGCCGAAGCGTGTGGACCACGAGGAGCGGCGCAGCCAGATCGCGGAGGCGCTGGTACGCGTCGCCGGTCGGCGAGGACTGCACACGGTGGGCATGCGGGACGTGGCCGCGGAGGCGGGGGTTTCGCTGCGCCTCGTCCAGTACTACTTCCAGACGAAGGAGAACCTGCTCCTGTACGGGCTCCAGCACCTGGCCGCCGGCCTCGGCGCCCGGGTCGCGCAGCGGCTGCGGGCGGTGGGGGAGAATCCGGGGCCGCGCGCGGTGATCGAGGCGCTGCTGATGGAGTCACTGCCCACGGACGAGGCCAGCCGGACGTTCCACGTCGTGTACACCGCGTACGCGGCCCTGGCCCTGACGGACGAAGCGCTCGCAGCGCAGCCGTTCATCGACAATCCGAACGCGGCCGAGGACGCCCTGACGGGTCTCCTCCAGCAGGCGGTCGACGCGGAACTGGCCGCGCCGGACACGGACGCGCGTACGGAGGCGATCAGCCTCCTGGCGATGTCCGCGGGCCTCGGCACCAGCGTCCTGGTGGGTCAACGCACCCACGAATCGGCCGCATCGGTGCTCCGCCACCACTTGGACCGCCTCGTCCCGCCGCCGGCACCGCGCTGA
- a CDS encoding serine hydrolase: protein MTGLRDILERHVSSGSLPGAVGLVARGDRVEVEAVGTADIEGTAPMVRDSIFRIASLTKPVTAAAVMMLVEEGRFALEEPVEPWLPELASRVVVRTPASPVDDVVPAARPITVFDLLTFRAGYGFPSDFSLPAVGLLVSELKQGPPQPQHIAEPDAWMKALSRIPLLYQPGEAWLYNTCSDILGVLIARVSGQSLPEFLAERVFEPLGMADTGFAVPPADLGRFTSYYRGDDGALELADAPHGQWSSVPAFPSATGGLVGTADDWYAFGRMMLAQGALEGERGRLLSAQSVRQMTTDWLTPAQRSGGELFLEGQGWGFGGSVDVTARDPWNVPGRYGWVGGTGTAAHITPATGAVSVLLTQREMTGPTPPAVMRDFWTYAAGA, encoded by the coding sequence ATGACCGGCCTGCGCGACATCCTGGAACGGCACGTGAGCAGCGGATCGCTGCCCGGGGCAGTGGGCCTGGTGGCCCGCGGCGACCGGGTGGAGGTCGAGGCGGTCGGCACGGCGGACATCGAGGGCACGGCTCCGATGGTCCGGGATTCGATCTTCCGTATCGCCTCGCTCACCAAACCGGTCACGGCCGCGGCCGTCATGATGCTGGTCGAGGAGGGCCGGTTCGCGCTGGAGGAGCCGGTCGAGCCGTGGCTGCCGGAGCTGGCCTCGCGCGTCGTCGTCCGTACGCCCGCGAGCCCGGTCGACGACGTGGTGCCCGCGGCGCGCCCGATCACCGTGTTCGACCTGCTCACGTTCCGCGCCGGCTACGGGTTCCCGTCCGACTTCTCGCTGCCTGCGGTCGGCCTGCTGGTCAGCGAGCTGAAGCAGGGGCCGCCGCAGCCGCAGCACATCGCGGAGCCGGACGCGTGGATGAAGGCGCTGTCGCGCATCCCCCTGCTGTACCAGCCGGGCGAGGCCTGGCTGTACAACACCTGCTCGGACATCCTGGGCGTGCTGATCGCCCGGGTCTCGGGGCAGTCGCTGCCCGAGTTCCTGGCCGAGCGGGTCTTCGAGCCGCTGGGCATGGCGGACACCGGGTTCGCCGTCCCGCCCGCGGACCTGGGCCGGTTCACGAGCTACTACCGCGGGGACGACGGCGCCCTCGAACTGGCCGACGCCCCCCACGGGCAGTGGAGCAGCGTCCCGGCCTTCCCCTCCGCCACCGGCGGCCTGGTCGGGACCGCCGACGACTGGTACGCGTTCGGCCGGATGATGCTCGCGCAGGGGGCGCTGGAAGGGGAGCGGGGCCGGCTCCTGTCGGCCCAGTCGGTGCGGCAGATGACCACCGACTGGCTGACCCCGGCCCAGCGCTCCGGCGGCGAGCTGTTCCTGGAGGGCCAGGGCTGGGGGTTCGGCGGCTCGGTGGACGTCACGGCCCGCGATCCGTGGAACGTGCCGGGCCGGTACGGCTGGGTCGGCGGCACCGGGACCGCGGCCCACATCACCCCGGCCACCGGCGCCGTCTCCGTCCTGCTCACCCAGCGGGAGATGACCGGCCCGACCCCGCCCGCCGTGATGCGCGACTTCTGGACGTACGCGGCCGGCGCCTGA
- a CDS encoding M20 family metallopeptidase has product MTLRTTVDVSVDAMIEDLRTLVETESPSRDLEALTASAKTVAGVIESRLGGQAVLVDSEAGPHVHWSAGGAPKVLILGHHDTVFPLGTLERRPFAVEGGHATGPGVFDMLGGLVQAIHGLAALEDRSGVEILVTADEEVGSHSSRALIEERALACGAVLVFEGAADGGALKTGRKGCGSFQVSVTGRASHAGLEPEAGVNALIEAAHQVLDIAALGRPEIGTTVTPTVASAGTLDNVVPAEATVGVDVRVESADEKERIESAFAALAPHLEGAQITVRGSIGRPPMPESASAGLFAVARQLLPGLEGRSVGGGSDGNFTAALGVPTLDGLGAVGGGAHADHEYVVIEAMAERASLVAGLVHAIQNAQESENA; this is encoded by the coding sequence ATGACGCTGCGCACGACCGTCGACGTGAGTGTCGACGCGATGATCGAGGACCTCAGGACACTCGTCGAAACCGAGTCTCCCTCGCGCGACCTCGAGGCCCTGACTGCGTCGGCCAAAACCGTCGCCGGCGTCATCGAGAGCCGCCTCGGCGGCCAGGCCGTCCTCGTCGACAGCGAAGCCGGACCGCACGTCCACTGGTCGGCCGGCGGCGCGCCCAAGGTGCTGATCCTCGGTCACCACGACACGGTGTTCCCGCTCGGCACCCTCGAACGCCGCCCGTTCGCGGTCGAGGGCGGCCACGCGACCGGCCCCGGGGTCTTCGACATGCTCGGCGGTCTGGTGCAGGCGATCCACGGTCTGGCGGCGCTCGAGGACCGGTCGGGCGTCGAGATCCTGGTGACCGCCGACGAGGAGGTCGGCTCCCACTCCTCCCGGGCCCTCATCGAGGAACGGGCCCTCGCCTGCGGCGCCGTCCTGGTCTTCGAAGGCGCCGCCGACGGCGGGGCCCTGAAGACCGGGCGCAAGGGCTGCGGCAGCTTCCAGGTTTCCGTCACGGGCCGGGCCTCGCACGCCGGCCTCGAGCCCGAAGCCGGGGTCAACGCCCTGATCGAGGCAGCACACCAGGTGCTGGACATCGCGGCGCTGGGCCGGCCCGAGATCGGCACGACCGTCACCCCGACCGTCGCATCCGCGGGAACCCTGGACAACGTCGTTCCCGCCGAGGCGACCGTCGGCGTCGACGTCCGGGTCGAGTCGGCCGACGAGAAGGAACGCATCGAGTCCGCGTTCGCCGCGCTCGCTCCGCATCTCGAAGGCGCGCAGATCACGGTCCGCGGATCCATCGGCCGTCCCCCGATGCCGGAATCGGCGTCGGCCGGTCTCTTCGCGGTGGCCCGGCAGCTGCTTCCCGGCCTCGAAGGCCGGTCGGTCGGCGGCGGAAGCGACGGCAACTTCACGGCCGCCCTGGGGGTGCCGACCCTTGACGGCCTGGGAGCCGTCGGAGGCGGCGCCCACGCCGACCACGAGTACGTGGTCATCGAGGCCATGGCGGAGCGGGCGAGCCTCGTCGCCGGGCTGGTGCACGCGATCCAGAACGCACAGGAGAGCGAGAACGCTTAG
- a CDS encoding DUF6158 family protein, whose protein sequence is MAEHDGGPSAGNLEEGKLLKELEAIHRTRHETLLYGSDEALVTHTQRMNELEHEYVRRHPQRAQTPGRTRSGARARTGED, encoded by the coding sequence ATGGCGGAGCATGACGGCGGTCCGTCGGCAGGGAATCTGGAGGAGGGCAAGCTGCTCAAGGAGCTGGAGGCCATCCACCGGACCCGCCACGAGACCCTGCTGTACGGGTCGGACGAGGCGCTGGTCACCCATACGCAGCGGATGAACGAGCTGGAGCACGAGTACGTACGCCGGCACCCGCAGCGTGCCCAGACGCCGGGGCGGACCCGGTCGGGCGCCCGGGCCCGGACCGGCGAGGACTGA
- a CDS encoding M64 family metallopeptidase codes for MKASFRLTLRAALAAVCTTALLLAAGPLGTAAAAPPPIPSPTPAKSGTEVEIPGPQDGTAAGSGHIRVPVAGKATKAPQLSEAERAADGEVAKMVDNGPTADRLDIVVVGDGYTAAEQDRFHADAQAKWAEIAAVEPYSTYRSLFNVWTVDAVSHDSGVSGDPTPATVRDTALGSYFWCEDIERLLCIDQPKVDAYVAKAPEADLVLVLANSAKYGGAGYNERSATLGYEGISTASAGNAKSGQVAIHETGHSLGKLADEYFYPGTPGYEKYEGPEPADSNTSTLPADRMAAEQAKWYRWLGAPSPDGGTVGAYEGGGYYVTGLYRPTDNSIMRVLGKPFNLPGTEAMIAGFYQHAKPAAALTPTGRTLRLRNTAKVSVSRLAGADGRQLDVRWYLDGRELKRFAGRSEVAVSELWLFDLRTHKLSVTAEDRTPSVRDPKIARSLKATVDWNVRL; via the coding sequence ATGAAAGCGTCCTTTCGCCTGACGCTGCGCGCCGCCCTCGCCGCGGTCTGTACGACGGCCCTGCTGCTGGCCGCAGGCCCCCTCGGCACGGCGGCCGCAGCCCCACCGCCGATCCCTTCGCCGACACCGGCGAAGAGCGGGACGGAGGTGGAGATTCCCGGGCCGCAGGACGGCACGGCCGCCGGGTCCGGCCACATCCGCGTCCCCGTCGCCGGGAAGGCGACGAAGGCCCCGCAGCTGTCCGAGGCCGAGCGGGCGGCCGACGGCGAGGTCGCCAAGATGGTCGACAACGGCCCGACCGCGGACCGCCTCGACATCGTCGTCGTCGGCGACGGCTACACCGCCGCCGAGCAGGACCGGTTCCACGCGGATGCGCAGGCCAAATGGGCCGAGATCGCCGCCGTCGAGCCGTACTCCACGTACCGCAGCCTCTTCAACGTCTGGACGGTCGACGCCGTCTCCCACGACTCCGGCGTATCCGGCGACCCCACGCCGGCCACCGTCCGCGACACCGCCCTCGGCTCGTACTTCTGGTGCGAGGACATCGAACGGCTGCTCTGCATCGACCAGCCGAAGGTCGACGCGTACGTGGCGAAGGCACCCGAGGCCGACCTGGTCCTCGTCCTCGCCAACAGCGCCAAGTACGGCGGCGCCGGCTACAACGAGCGCAGCGCCACCCTCGGATACGAGGGGATATCGACCGCGTCGGCCGGCAACGCGAAGTCCGGCCAGGTCGCCATCCACGAGACCGGCCACTCCCTGGGCAAGCTCGCCGACGAGTACTTCTACCCCGGCACCCCGGGCTACGAGAAGTACGAGGGCCCCGAGCCCGCCGACTCCAACACCTCCACGCTGCCCGCCGACCGGATGGCCGCCGAGCAGGCCAAGTGGTACCGCTGGCTGGGCGCCCCGTCGCCCGACGGCGGCACGGTCGGGGCGTACGAGGGCGGCGGCTACTACGTCACCGGCCTGTACCGGCCCACCGACAACTCGATCATGCGCGTGCTCGGCAAGCCCTTCAACCTGCCCGGCACCGAGGCGATGATCGCCGGCTTCTACCAGCACGCGAAGCCCGCCGCCGCGCTCACCCCGACCGGGCGCACCCTGCGGCTGCGCAACACGGCCAAGGTCTCCGTATCCCGGCTGGCCGGTGCGGACGGCCGGCAGCTCGACGTCCGCTGGTACCTCGACGGGCGGGAGCTGAAGCGGTTCGCGGGCCGGAGCGAGGTCGCGGTGTCCGAGCTGTGGCTCTTCGACCTGCGCACGCACAAGCTGTCGGTCACGGCCGAGGACCGTACGCCCTCGGTCCGAGACCCGAAGATCGCCCGCAGCCTGAAGGCGACGGTCGACTGGAACGTCCGCCTGTAG
- a CDS encoding HPP family protein: MSTAMPSPSATTPAPESATEPVRSLITLGRAPARPTPAAAFHSISAVTAVLLGLVGIGAMLHEPVLIPPLAASAALVHSAPTLPLAQPRGVVVGHLLGMAVGYGVLAAAGSSAWAAAVAVGVTLALLMAARTPHSPACATSVVIVLQYPAPARFVPLLFGATVLLVLTGYAASRIRRKAPRYPAYWW; this comes from the coding sequence ATGAGCACCGCCATGCCGTCCCCGTCCGCCACCACCCCCGCCCCCGAATCCGCCACCGAGCCGGTCCGGTCCCTGATCACCCTCGGCCGGGCTCCCGCGCGCCCCACCCCCGCTGCCGCGTTCCACAGCATCAGCGCCGTGACAGCGGTGCTGCTGGGGCTCGTCGGGATCGGAGCGATGCTCCACGAGCCGGTGCTGATACCGCCGCTGGCCGCCAGCGCCGCCCTCGTGCACAGCGCCCCCACCCTGCCCCTGGCCCAGCCGCGCGGTGTGGTCGTCGGCCATCTGCTGGGCATGGCCGTCGGCTACGGCGTCCTCGCCGCCGCCGGCAGCAGCGCCTGGGCCGCGGCCGTCGCGGTCGGTGTCACGCTCGCGCTGCTGATGGCCGCCCGTACCCCGCACTCGCCCGCCTGCGCCACCTCCGTCGTGATCGTGCTCCAGTACCCGGCCCCGGCCCGGTTCGTCCCCCTGCTGTTCGGCGCCACCGTGCTGCTCGTGCTGACCGGCTACGCCGCTTCGCGCATCCGGCGCAAGGCACCGCGGTATCCCGCCTACTGGTGGTGA
- a CDS encoding tetratricopeptide repeat protein, giving the protein MDEPAEIGRRVQRMRAELGLTQRALAEPSYTSAYISTLESGKVRPSETALRFLAGRLGTSYEELATGRPAHLATEVRLALTDAQQTLATGDAAEAAVHYRRILADAERLGLDAERAEALLGLGDCAIESGELPEAIGHFEAAERLLADEPLPRRARPIRGRAVAHLLAGELRYACYLLESAIDELSASGLADPEALVLLYAAVIGPYIDMGAHARAAHAAELALALAPEVTDPALVAGMHRQVARTFLTAGRPADADASLAKAQAIYRQLQLRTDLAHCHWMRGYVQAQNGDLVAAEAELRTARDMLSARRAALFTAQVEVELADVLRRLGRCEEAARLLSALLELGDSHGAVHAGGAHRLLGLMAEERGETDSAEEHYVQALTLLERSGASGDLADLCRLLGDLLRRTGRIEAALDAYRTGLGHRAAPGTTTLGPAPASPLRR; this is encoded by the coding sequence ATGGACGAACCGGCCGAGATCGGCCGCAGGGTTCAGCGCATGCGCGCGGAACTCGGCCTGACACAAAGGGCGTTGGCGGAGCCCTCGTACACCTCCGCCTACATCTCGACCCTGGAGTCGGGCAAGGTCCGGCCCTCCGAGACGGCGCTGCGCTTCCTCGCCGGGCGGCTCGGCACCTCGTACGAGGAGCTGGCCACCGGGCGCCCGGCCCACCTGGCCACCGAGGTGCGCCTCGCCCTCACCGACGCCCAGCAGACGCTGGCCACCGGCGACGCCGCCGAGGCCGCCGTCCACTACCGGCGGATCCTGGCGGATGCGGAACGGCTCGGCCTCGACGCCGAGCGGGCGGAGGCGCTGCTCGGCCTCGGCGACTGCGCCATCGAATCGGGGGAACTACCGGAAGCCATCGGTCACTTCGAGGCGGCCGAGCGGCTGCTGGCCGACGAGCCACTCCCCCGCCGCGCCCGCCCGATCCGGGGCCGGGCCGTCGCGCATCTGCTCGCCGGGGAGTTGCGCTACGCCTGCTACCTGCTGGAATCCGCCATCGACGAGCTCAGCGCGAGCGGGCTGGCCGATCCGGAGGCGCTGGTACTGCTCTACGCCGCCGTGATCGGCCCGTACATCGACATGGGCGCACACGCCCGGGCCGCACACGCCGCCGAACTGGCCCTGGCGCTGGCTCCGGAGGTGACCGACCCGGCGCTGGTGGCGGGGATGCACCGGCAGGTCGCTCGTACCTTCCTCACCGCGGGGCGGCCGGCCGACGCCGATGCCTCGCTCGCCAAGGCGCAGGCGATCTACCGGCAGCTGCAGCTGCGGACCGATCTGGCGCACTGCCACTGGATGCGCGGCTACGTACAGGCGCAGAACGGTGATCTCGTCGCGGCGGAGGCGGAGTTGCGCACGGCCCGGGACATGCTCTCGGCCCGGCGGGCCGCCCTGTTCACGGCGCAGGTCGAGGTGGAGCTCGCCGACGTACTGCGCCGGCTCGGCCGGTGCGAGGAGGCCGCCCGGCTGCTCTCCGCACTGCTGGAGCTGGGCGACAGTCACGGGGCCGTGCATGCGGGCGGCGCGCACCGGCTGCTCGGCCTGATGGCCGAGGAGCGCGGGGAGACCGACTCCGCCGAGGAGCACTACGTCCAGGCCCTGACCCTGCTGGAGCGCAGCGGGGCGAGCGGCGATCTGGCGGACCTGTGCCGGCTGCTGGGCGACCTGCTGCGGCGTACGGGTCGGATCGAGGCCGCGCTGGACGCCTACCGTACGGGCCTTGGCCATCGGGCCGCGCCGGGGACCACCACGCTGGGCCCGGCGCCCGCATCACCGCTGCGGCGGTGA
- a CDS encoding MFS transporter produces MHARRPAAPLDPHRWIVLAILSGSLLLISMDTTILNVAFPSLVGDLRPGAVQQLWIIDVYALALSGLLVTAGALGDRWGRKRLLMAGFGIFSAASLIAVFSTEAWHVIAARALLGIGGAAIMPSTLSILRTVFTDARERAFALAVWAAVFGGGMAFGPVVGGLLVQDYGWHSAFLLNLPVAALIVAAGLRYLPESRSARSAGRWDWWGVGQSIVGMLALAGGIKQLGKSGVAAPLPWALLAVAAALLTVFVHRQLRAENPLLQVRLFAMPAFSVAATAIFLPMVGMGAILFLVTQWFQYGQGYTPLEAGLRLLPAPLALICASMVAPRLMQRFAIRHVLGAGLVVLAAGMALPWTFQQFADLGYPAFAIALTVMGLGAGIATTAASVTLISAAPAEEVSSAAAIEETCYELGSAMGVAVLGSTAAVLYRGNLPALDLDGSTLAAVRESIGEAAHIAEQLGGTVGKGLIEAASQAYTLAITPAFLVAGLLAVTAAATTWTMIPRDLRPTENH; encoded by the coding sequence ATGCACGCCCGCCGCCCCGCCGCTCCACTCGACCCGCATCGGTGGATCGTCCTCGCCATCCTGTCCGGCAGCCTCCTGCTGATCTCGATGGACACCACGATCCTGAACGTGGCCTTCCCCTCCCTGGTCGGCGACCTCCGGCCCGGCGCCGTGCAGCAACTGTGGATCATCGACGTCTACGCGCTCGCCCTGTCCGGCCTGCTCGTCACCGCCGGCGCCCTGGGTGACCGCTGGGGCCGCAAGCGGCTGCTGATGGCCGGCTTCGGGATCTTCTCCGCCGCCTCCCTCATCGCCGTCTTCTCCACCGAGGCCTGGCACGTGATCGCGGCCCGCGCCCTCCTCGGCATCGGCGGCGCGGCGATCATGCCGTCCACCCTGTCGATCCTGCGCACCGTGTTCACCGACGCCAGGGAGCGGGCCTTCGCGCTGGCCGTCTGGGCGGCCGTCTTCGGCGGTGGCATGGCCTTCGGCCCGGTCGTCGGCGGGCTGCTGGTCCAGGACTACGGCTGGCACTCCGCGTTCCTCCTCAACCTCCCCGTCGCCGCCCTCATCGTCGCGGCCGGCCTGCGCTACCTCCCCGAATCCCGCTCCGCGCGCAGCGCCGGCCGCTGGGACTGGTGGGGCGTCGGCCAGTCGATCGTCGGCATGCTCGCCCTCGCGGGCGGCATCAAGCAGCTCGGCAAGAGCGGTGTCGCGGCTCCGCTCCCGTGGGCCCTGCTGGCCGTGGCCGCCGCCCTGCTGACCGTCTTCGTACACCGCCAGCTGCGCGCGGAGAACCCGCTGCTGCAGGTACGGCTGTTCGCCATGCCCGCCTTCAGCGTCGCCGCCACCGCCATCTTCCTGCCCATGGTCGGCATGGGCGCGATCCTCTTCCTCGTCACCCAGTGGTTCCAGTACGGCCAGGGCTACACCCCGCTCGAGGCCGGGCTGCGCCTGCTGCCCGCCCCGCTCGCGCTGATCTGCGCCTCGATGGTGGCCCCCCGGCTGATGCAGCGCTTCGCGATCCGGCACGTGCTGGGCGCCGGACTGGTGGTCCTGGCCGCGGGCATGGCCCTGCCCTGGACCTTCCAGCAGTTCGCCGACCTCGGCTACCCGGCGTTCGCCATCGCCCTGACGGTCATGGGCCTGGGCGCGGGCATCGCCACCACCGCCGCCTCGGTGACGCTGATCTCGGCCGCCCCGGCGGAGGAGGTCTCCAGCGCGGCCGCCATCGAGGAGACCTGCTACGAGCTGGGCTCGGCCATGGGCGTCGCCGTCCTCGGCAGCACCGCGGCCGTCCTCTACCGCGGCAACCTGCCGGCCCTCGACCTGGACGGCTCCACCCTCGCGGCGGTCCGCGAGTCCATAGGTGAAGCCGCCCACATCGCCGAACAGCTGGGCGGCACGGTCGGCAAGGGCCTGATCGAGGCGGCCTCCCAGGCCTACACCCTGGCCATCACACCGGCGTTCCTCGTCGCGGGACTCCTCGCGGTCACCGCGGCGGCCACCACCTGGACGATGATCCCGCGCGACCTCCGGCCCACCGAGAACCACTGA